From Impatiens glandulifera chromosome 7, dImpGla2.1, whole genome shotgun sequence:
TAAAAATTAATCACATTACGTCACTAAACTGTAAAATAGTCGTAATTGACCTTTTTCTATATTAGTTacatattttatcaaatcaacttaattttattcaacttttattttccaaatactTAACTAATTCAGCACTTATTATTCAACATTCAACACCTAATTTTCAGTTCTATCAAACACACCCATAGTCTTCAAACAAAAGAACTGAAGAAGACAAATGGTGCATCATCATAATCATATTTCAATAATAAACACATTCCATCATGCTGCCGAATACCAATATTTTTGGGTTGGTTTCATGTTTGATCGTCTGTAGGAGGATATGATATCCCATTGGCATGAATATATGGTTATACTGGTTTTTGATTTTATGATCATCCAAAAAGTTGTAATCTAAATACAAACATATTGCTAAGAATATTTGTCTGATAGAAATTTGATACAAAATGCAAAACAAGTAAAGGgcataattatttttcttcatattttcatattttttccaaatttgTTAATTGAATTTTTGGAAGAAAAATTTCTTGGAATTTTTAAATCTCTAATGGTAGCTCGATTTGGAGAAACTTATAATATCTGTATCCTGATCTGTTTTCTACAAAATTTTAGGAAACTAAATTTAGTCAAAGACATGGGgaaatttatttgtgtttatGTATTCTGAAACGAACCCACATACAGCAAATGGGGCCGTTATTTCCCTTGAAAGAAATCTTCAACTGTCTAATCTCTCAGATCTTTGTTGCGGGATCAATAAATTATATGCATgtagttttgttttgtttgtttttgctATGATAAGTGAACCCAAAACATACCTTTTAGGAAGTGATTCAGAGATTAAGCCTCTGTGAATCCATTCATTCCAGATTAAATCACTTGATGTAGCTTTTAAACTTCACAACTATTTGTTAGGTATGCGAGGAGACCTGATCAATGGAAATCAATGCAAGTTACAAAGGAATCAACTTTTAAAGAGTTCTATGATACATTTGGCTCAAAGGAAAGTAAGCCTAAAAACAATAGCTTTGTTTTGGAGTCTGGTCGTACACCACAGGCAGAAAAGATGAAGCAGTTGAGGAATGAAGTCTATTCTAGTCTTGCTATTCTTACACCACATTCTGATAAGGGTGGTAAAAGTAAGCCAAAGTTGTCTGGCCATAAGCGTGAACATGAAAGAGAAGAACAGCATGATAAGAAAGTGAATAAAAAAGTTGTTGATGACGACTCATCCAAAAGccaaaataagaagaaaaagaagaagaatcattGAAGCCTCTTTAAACTACTGCTGCTGCAACAAGAATTCCCAAGACAGTCATTGTTGTgtttttgtttctatttttattttgtttgtttaaactATGCGATACTCTTTCTTACTTAAGCTTTAGATGGTAAAATTCAAACAATGTTTTTGTATTTACGATAACAGAAACAACCGCAGGTAGGGCATTTTGCGAAATGGGAAAAAAGAGTTTTTTTGATTTATCCTAAACAAAACTGCTACTCTCTATTACTACATAGGCAAAAAAAAGTGCAATCTGTTTCTAGGTGTTCTTTCTTCTCGTCTGCTTGCAGGTATCTCTCTCACGGTGGCTTGTACCTGGAAGAAGAAGTGAAATCTCAAGATATGCTTGATGGGTTCTCTaccggctaaaccatttgaatttgtTGAATCTTACTTGTTCTGAGTAGGGTTTGATCGGCTGGGTGGTATTCTCCTGAAGCTGGATTCAATGTTCTTGAATGGATTCTCCTTTCCTGCCTGAATATCCACAGGTGAAGATGCAAATTTTGAATTTGCTTCTTTAGATTGGAGTTGTCTCGATGCTTTGGCATGATGAGGATGAAAATGTATGATCAGAATAATTGCTAGAACAACAGCAGCAGCAGTTGCTGATGGTCGGAAACTGCACTTCATGGTAACTGTAAGTGTGTTATTCTCTTCTCTCTTCACTTGCTATGCAATTGTTGGCATGTAAACggtgattttatataaatatggaGATTCAAAAGTGAGGTTTGACTGCTAAGCATGTTACAAGTATGAGTTGGGTGATTTTAGTTGGTACAGTTGCAGAGTGAGTCATGTGATTTGTCACGTGATGAATATGTTTTCTTAATGTTGTTAATTCTGATGAATCTGAAAATTTGGGGACTGGGAAGTGGGAAGTAATAGTAGTAGTATTATAATAGTGTTGTttagaaagaaaagagagatgATGATGAGGGGTTTGTTCTAatccacatatattttatattaatttgaccAAAATGGCCTTTACAATCAATGTGGTTGATGTGCTTATTCCTTTGTTTTTTCTGTGTTATTGTCAGCTACAAACATGTTGGATCCAATGAAGGACAAATGGTGAGTTGGCATTAAAAAGGGTACACCTTAAAAGACTGAAGATTGATATGTATTTTTTCTAAGGTATTTCCATATCTCTATATGATTAGTTGGGATCTTTTAGATTGTTTGAAAAGTGAGTTCTATCTTGATTCCATTCCCATTGAGAAATTGGTAAAACTTGCTTTTTGACTAATAAGTTATTAGTTCTATTGTGACACTAAATCTTTACATATAATATGAgtgtttgaatttttaataatttatttttattataaataataaatttgtattgaCAAAATATGCCTTTGGATTGGAATTGGATCTgggtttttcaaatatctcattttAATATCGATTTacatatattagttatttaaattaataatattttatccttcAAACCCACTTCCATTCATGTGTTtccaaaaaaaagtttattaacaatttttagttataaaaataaagactcatttttacatttttgggTATTGATGTGTGGGTTTGGatgaaaaattattgataattttttttgtaaaggccttttttggatttaaattatgaaaagttagattatataatgaaaacaaaatatttttaaaatagatatagaggatatttaaatgaaagtatataagaaaatatgttggttatttgaaaattatttaaataaccaaaatctTGTTATTTGGAGCTTATATAGACTAAAATTCatactttttataaaatttatggccAATATATAATATTCGAATTAGAGCTggtcttttttctttttattgaaaattaaagaaaCAATTTTAGGGTTTTGTGACACCCACCATGACAATTCTTTCTCTTGGCTCTTGGGCCAAGTCTTACTTTCCACCATtctatctcaattttttttttacttattttcctACTCTTTTGAGCCAATTAAAGAGCttgatttaacattttttagtttttataaaaagtttatttgaaatacaATTcagttaaaacataaatattgcAACACAAAATGGTTCAATAAGATAATTTCTTAAGACAAATGAAATCTTGCTTTTGAATTGTTCATTGAATTTGAACTTCAatccaaaatcaaactaatGAATGAATATTTCTTACAAACAATCTGCAAGAAGATGGGAAGTATGTATCTCCTTCCTTCCACCCCCTTCTGCTTTGTCTTGtctatgattatatatatatattacagaaTCAAATTTCAAACCCTATCTAACAAATGAATCAAACCTAATACCAAATCAATCAAACAtcataaaccaaacaaaaaaatcatctaaACATGTTCATCTCCAACCACATTAGAACTGCTACTACTACAATGAACCTTCTCTCCACTAAGAAGTCTCTTCAAAGATCTCAACCGTGACATTATCACAGACGGCTTCGTCGTCTCTCCAGTTTCCCCACTCGAACTCGCCACATCGATAGTCACCGTTGTTGAATTCCTTACTTCAGTCTCATCTCCCCAAAACAAAACATTCGTGGGCAATTCTTGAATCTCCGGAGATTCTTGATCAGATTCAAGAACAGGTAATTCATTATTGGTTTTTGAAATTGTAGATAATGGGTTTCTACAAACAGGGCATGTGGAATGAGATTGTAACCACATGTCTATACATTCTACATGGAATCCATGTTTGCAAGTTTTAAGCAACCTGATTTTATCGCCGGCTGCGAGGTCGGATAAACAGACTACACATTCTATTCCTTCTTTGAAATCTTTTGGGTTGTAGTCAATGATAGGAATGGTTTTGAGTGTGGTTTGATCAAGACCGATGCGGTTGGCGTTGATAtgttgggttgggttgaaatCCGTGGGTGCACGGCGGCGACGGCGGATGGTGACGGCGCTGGAATGATCACTTCGTCGGAGCCAGAAGATTTTGTTGTATAGGTGTAGGAAAAGGAAGATGATGATTATAAAAAAGAGACCCAATATTCCAAACATCATGATTTTACCCAATAAAGCCATCTGCGATGAATCGTTTAGATTCCGATCATTACCGCCGGCGCCGGGATTTCCCATTGTAATAAATGAGGAATCTTGAAGAATGGGTTTTTGATTTGAGAGAATTCTTAAGCTTTTAGGTTATATAGATGAAGAAAGGAGATTAGAAAGATGATCAATGGAGTGATAGTGACGTTAAAGTCTCCTTCTGGAATGGCGGTTTTTGATCGTTGACGTGAGAATTGACTGAGAATGAAGAGTTCAAATGtgttcttcttcctcctcctcctcctttgAAGTTTTCTAATGGAAATAGACGCAACTATGGCCGCctggagagagagagagagttgttgaagaagatgttTCCTAGTAAATTACAAATCAAAGTCTATTGTCAAACATATTAGAATTtgaataatctaatttaaaataatataacattttaagattacaataattagatataaaattattgaaaagatAACGTCTTTAGTGGTATGTTGTATAAATAGTTTTGGGATAttgtgtttaaatattttaataaataaaaaaaactgtcacaacaaaataatgaatttaatatggtaaactttaaa
This genomic window contains:
- the LOC124945535 gene encoding uncharacterized protein LOC124945535; the protein is MKCSFRPSATAAAVVLAIILIIHFHPHHAKASRQLQSKEANSKFASSPVDIQAGKENPFKNIESSFRRIPPSRSNPTQNKYKPP
- the LOC124910220 gene encoding RING-H2 finger protein ATL60-like, which translates into the protein MGNPGAGGNDRNLNDSSQMALLGKIMMFGILGLFFIIIIFLFLHLYNKIFWLRRSDHSSAVTIRRRRRAPTDFNPTQHINANRIGLDQTTLKTIPIIDYNPKDFKEGIECVVCLSDLAAGDKIRLLKTCKHGFHVECIDMWLQSHSTCPVCRNPLSTISKTNNELPVLESDQESPEIQELPTNVLFWGDETEVRNSTTVTIDVASSSGETGETTKPSVIMSRLRSLKRLLSGEKVHCSSSSSNVVGDEHV